The nucleotide sequence CGACAAGATCTACCTGCACTGCGAGAAGAACAAGGGCGAGCAGTTCCTGGAAACCTTGCGCAACCGCTATGCCAATGCGCAAGTCACCCCGGTTTTGCAGAAGGTCGCCTCCAGTTGAGCCAAGTCCCGGTCAAATCCGTACAGCGCTTCGATGTCCTGCAGGGAGGACTTTCATGGAACGCGATGTTTCGCAATTGAGTACCGTGAGCGCCGGTCGCCGAAAAAAATGGACCCTGGCCGCTTACCGGTACATGGCGAGAAAACGCCTGGCGCACAAGGTCGAAATCAACCTGAAGAACCTGGCGGTGAAAAGCTGGGACATCGCCCCAAGCGAGGTCACCCATTCGCCGCCGGCGTTCTTCCTGCCCGGCCAGATGGAGCGCGTGACGGGTTGGGAGGCCAAGCGCTTTTATCCCTACGAGCATCCGTCGCGCACCATGGAAGGGCTGGGTGATGTGGTGCAGGGGCCGACCCGTGGTTACCTGCTCAAGGATGTCTGGCTGATTGACGGCGTGCTTTACAAGGGCAAGGCCAGTCTGTGGCTGTCGAACAAGCCGGCGCGGTTTCCGCACATCGTGGTCGAGCGCGAAATCCAGCGTGCCGCCGTCTATTGCACGCAAAACGGCAACAGCTGGTTCGGCACCTGGCTGATGGAAGACTGCCCGACCTACGCGTTGGCCGAGGAAGAGGGCATGCCGGTGACCACCGCACCGTCTGCGCGGTTTCCGCTGTTCACCCAGGCACCCGCGTACGAGGACTGGTTGGACATGCGGCCGACGCGGCTGCACACGGCGTTTTTCCGCGAACTGGTGCTGTTCGATGATCAAAGCCAGAACAGCAGCCGGAGCCTGCGCTATCGGGCCATGGGGGAAAAACTGCTGTCGCACGTCAATTCGGCAGCGCACCCCGGCGTGTTCATCCTGCGCGGTGGCGCCGGCGATCTGCGCCTGTTGCGTAACGAACTGGAACTGGCGGACCACCTGCACAAGACCCGCGGCTTTCGCATTCTCGATCCACTGAAAAACGATGTGCCGACCATCGTTGCCACCTGCGCGGGTGCGCAAACCGTGATCGGTGTCGAAGGCAGTCAATTGGTGCATGGCGTCAATGTACTGAAGTCCGGCGGGTCGGTGCTGACCTTGCAACCACCGAATCGCTTCGTCAGTTACTACAAGTACCTGACGGATCGCGACCGGCAGAACTTCGGCTTTGTGGTGGGGCGCCCGGAAGGGGATGGGTTCACCATCGACATTGACGAGGTGGAGCGCACGCTGGATCTGTTTCCGGCGTAGCGCGTGATGGGTCGTTCAACCCCGAGCGTTGCGCTCGGGGTTGGCTGGTCGACTCAGCGGAACGCGGGAACCACGTGCTTGATGAACAGTTCCAGGGATTTTTTCTTCTCGGCGTGAGGCAGGCTGTTGTCGCACCAGAAGCTGAACTCGTCGACGCCCAGTTCCTGGTAGTACTTGATGCGCGGAATGATCTCTTCCGGGGTGCCGATCATGGCGGTCTTGTGCAGGCTTTCGAGTTCGAACTCCGGACGCCCGGCGAACTTTTCTTCCGGGCTCGGGGCGAGGAAGCCGTTGACCGGGGTTTCCTTGTTGCCGAACCAGGCATCGAACGTGCGGTAGAACCTGGAGATGGCCTTGGCCCCGACTTTCCAGCCTTCCGGGTTGTCGGCGCTGTGCACGTGGGTGTGACGCAACACCATCAATTGTGGACGCGGCACGCCCGGGTTGTTGTCCAGGGCGGTCTGGAACTTGTTTTTCAGGTCGAGGACTTCTTCGTCGCCTTTCATCAGCGGCGTGACCATGACGTTGCAGCCGTTGGCCACGGCGAAGTTGTGCGAGTCCGGGTCACGGGCGGCGATCCACATCGGCGGGTTAGGCTGCTGGATCGGCTTGGGCACGCTGGTGGAGGTGGGGAATTTCCAGATGTCGCCGTCGTGGGCGTAGTCGCCTTTCCACAGGGCACGCACCACCGGGACCATTTCGCGCAGGGCCTGGCCACCGCTCGAGGCTGGCATGCCGCCGGCCATGCGGTCGAATTCGACCTGGTAGGCGCCACGGGCCAGGCCGACTTCCATGCGGCCATTGCTGATCACGTCGAGCAGGGCGCACTCACCGGCCACCCGCAGCGGGTGCCAGAACGGCGCGATGATGGTGCCGGCGCCCAGATGAATGGTGGTGGTCTTCGCCGCGAGGTAAGCCAGCAATGGCATCGGGCTTGGCGAGATGGTGTATTCCATGGCGTGGTGTTCGCCAATCCACACGGTGCTGAAACCACCGGCTTCGGCCATCAGGGTCAGTTCGGTCAGGTCCTCGAACAGCTGGCGGTGGCTGACGCTTTCGTCCCAACGTTCCATGTGTACGAACAGGGAAAATTTCATGACGCTACCTCGAATCTCTTGTGGTCGACCCGTCGACTGCGGGGCTGTTGGTTATTGGTATACCATAATACCAAGTGACTGC is from Pseudomonas sp. MYb118 and encodes:
- a CDS encoding glycosyltransferase 61 family protein yields the protein MERDVSQLSTVSAGRRKKWTLAAYRYMARKRLAHKVEINLKNLAVKSWDIAPSEVTHSPPAFFLPGQMERVTGWEAKRFYPYEHPSRTMEGLGDVVQGPTRGYLLKDVWLIDGVLYKGKASLWLSNKPARFPHIVVEREIQRAAVYCTQNGNSWFGTWLMEDCPTYALAEEEGMPVTTAPSARFPLFTQAPAYEDWLDMRPTRLHTAFFRELVLFDDQSQNSSRSLRYRAMGEKLLSHVNSAAHPGVFILRGGAGDLRLLRNELELADHLHKTRGFRILDPLKNDVPTIVATCAGAQTVIGVEGSQLVHGVNVLKSGGSVLTLQPPNRFVSYYKYLTDRDRQNFGFVVGRPEGDGFTIDIDEVERTLDLFPA
- a CDS encoding LLM class flavin-dependent oxidoreductase; translated protein: MKFSLFVHMERWDESVSHRQLFEDLTELTLMAEAGGFSTVWIGEHHAMEYTISPSPMPLLAYLAAKTTTIHLGAGTIIAPFWHPLRVAGECALLDVISNGRMEVGLARGAYQVEFDRMAGGMPASSGGQALREMVPVVRALWKGDYAHDGDIWKFPTSTSVPKPIQQPNPPMWIAARDPDSHNFAVANGCNVMVTPLMKGDEEVLDLKNKFQTALDNNPGVPRPQLMVLRHTHVHSADNPEGWKVGAKAISRFYRTFDAWFGNKETPVNGFLAPSPEEKFAGRPEFELESLHKTAMIGTPEEIIPRIKYYQELGVDEFSFWCDNSLPHAEKKKSLELFIKHVVPAFR